From Cecembia calidifontis, one genomic window encodes:
- a CDS encoding arsenosugar biosynthesis-associated peroxidase-like protein has protein sequence MKTYYDPEDLKKFGKIGEFQKSMADKFFAYYGEVFKEGALTAREKSLIALAVAHAIQCPYCIDAYTVDSMEKGCDEEQMMEAVHVAAAIRGGASLVHSTQMMNKVKEISI, from the coding sequence ATGAAAACTTATTACGACCCGGAAGACTTGAAAAAATTCGGAAAGATTGGTGAATTTCAAAAATCCATGGCAGACAAATTCTTTGCTTATTATGGAGAAGTCTTCAAAGAAGGGGCCCTTACAGCCCGGGAAAAATCCCTGATCGCTTTGGCCGTGGCACATGCCATCCAATGCCCTTATTGCATTGATGCTTACACAGTGGACAGCATGGAAAAAGGTTGTGATGAAGAGCAGATGATGGAAGCTGTCCATGTAGCGGCCGCAATCCGGGGTGGCGCATCCCTGGTCCATAGTACCCAAATGATGAACAAGGTCAAAGAAATCTCCATATAA
- a CDS encoding MATE family efflux transporter, translating to MTFRNFIKHFKKAVRGEEADFTGISIKKAIFYLSIPMILEMVMESLFAVVDIFFVGKLGVYAVATVGLTESVLTIIYSISIGLSMAATAIVARRIGEKQSEAASSAAFQAIVVCSFFAVAVAVLGVVYAKELLTLMGGEEEVINSGYRYTQIIFGGNVCVMLLFLINGIFRGAGNAAVAMRALWIANGFNMVLDPLLIFGLGPIPSLGLEGAAWATTTGRGIGVLYQFYILLNGKSLIKFTLSNMQMRLGTVWTILKVASGGMGQFLIESASWIFLMRIISESGSVALAGYTIAVRLIIFALLPGWGLSNAAATLVGQNLGALQPGRAERSAWLAAHITAVFLGLCSLVFIGGAEFFIGIFNEDQGVIEIGRLGLTIICLGYVFFAYGMVMSQSLNGAGDTRTPTIINLTVLWGFQIPLAYLLANYWEMGAVGVFIAIAISHSVHAIVSTLVFRRGRWKLVQV from the coding sequence ATGACATTCAGAAACTTCATAAAACATTTTAAAAAAGCTGTCAGGGGTGAAGAGGCTGATTTTACCGGTATCAGTATCAAAAAAGCCATATTTTACCTATCGATACCCATGATTTTGGAAATGGTGATGGAATCGCTGTTTGCTGTCGTGGATATATTCTTTGTTGGAAAATTGGGGGTATATGCGGTTGCTACTGTGGGCTTGACTGAGTCTGTTCTCACCATCATTTATTCAATTTCCATAGGTTTAAGTATGGCAGCTACTGCCATCGTGGCAAGAAGGATAGGTGAAAAACAATCCGAAGCAGCTTCTTCAGCAGCCTTTCAGGCTATTGTGGTCTGTTCTTTTTTTGCAGTTGCGGTGGCAGTTTTGGGAGTGGTCTATGCCAAGGAATTATTGACCTTGATGGGAGGTGAAGAAGAAGTGATTAATTCGGGTTATCGATATACCCAAATCATCTTTGGAGGCAATGTCTGTGTGATGCTCCTGTTTTTGATCAATGGTATTTTCAGAGGTGCCGGCAATGCAGCAGTAGCCATGCGGGCACTCTGGATTGCCAATGGTTTCAATATGGTTTTGGACCCATTATTGATTTTTGGTTTGGGGCCCATTCCTTCTTTAGGTTTGGAAGGAGCCGCCTGGGCGACCACTACTGGTAGGGGTATTGGGGTTTTGTATCAGTTTTACATTCTGTTGAATGGCAAATCTTTGATCAAGTTTACCCTGAGCAATATGCAAATGAGATTGGGTACCGTATGGACGATTCTCAAAGTAGCTTCGGGAGGTATGGGACAGTTTTTGATTGAATCAGCTTCCTGGATTTTTTTGATGCGGATCATTTCGGAATCCGGTTCAGTGGCTTTGGCCGGATATACCATTGCTGTCCGTCTGATTATTTTTGCACTTTTGCCTGGCTGGGGTCTGTCCAATGCGGCAGCAACTTTAGTCGGGCAGAATCTGGGGGCTCTTCAGCCGGGTAGGGCAGAGCGTTCTGCCTGGTTGGCAGCGCACATCACTGCCGTGTTTTTGGGTTTATGCTCCCTAGTGTTTATTGGTGGAGCAGAATTTTTTATCGGGATCTTCAATGAAGATCAGGGGGTAATTGAAATTGGAAGGCTTGGCTTGACTATTATTTGTTTGGGTTATGTTTTCTTTGCCTATGGTATGGTCATGAGCCAATCACTGAATGGGGCAGGCGATACCCGGACCCCAACTATCATCAATTTGACTGTTTTGTGGGGATTTCAGATACCCTTGGCTTACTTATTGGCCAATTATTGGGAGATGGGAGCGGTAGGTGTATTCATTGCTATTGCTATCAGCCACTCAGTGCATGCCATAGTCAGCACACTGGTCTTCCGTCGGGGAAGATGGAAATTGGTGCAGGTATAA
- the arsS gene encoding arsenosugar biosynthesis radical SAM (seleno)protein ArsS (Some members of this family are selenoproteins.), whose translation MKSLKAQNHPLSDTQYELQLLESQETGIPFSEKLAESGLYPLVPTQIEILQINLGKMCNQVCKHCHVDAGPDRKEIMNQETMMECLEVISKHDIGTIDLTGGAPEMNPHFRWFVEEIRRIKPDAKIIVRCNLTIILANPKFHDLPEFFKNHQIEVVSSLPYFTAIKTDSQRGEGVFEKSIKALQMLNAAGYGQENSGLMLNLVYNPAGAFLPGSQEGLEAEFKRRLGSQYSISFNSLFTITNLPISRFLEYLLRSGNYQSYMEKLIEAYNPIAAANVMCRNTISVGWDGYLYDCDFNQMLELRVSCTTSQHIKDWSLESLNNREIVINQHCYGCTAGAGSSCGGATA comes from the coding sequence ATGAAGTCCCTTAAGGCACAAAACCATCCCTTATCCGACACACAATATGAATTGCAACTACTGGAATCTCAGGAGACGGGTATTCCCTTCTCAGAGAAACTGGCAGAAAGCGGTTTGTATCCTTTAGTTCCCACCCAAATAGAAATCCTTCAGATCAATCTGGGGAAAATGTGCAATCAGGTCTGTAAACACTGTCATGTTGATGCGGGACCGGACAGGAAAGAGATCATGAACCAGGAAACCATGATGGAATGCCTGGAAGTTATTTCAAAACATGACATCGGTACAATTGACCTTACAGGGGGTGCACCTGAAATGAATCCTCATTTCAGATGGTTTGTGGAAGAAATCCGCCGAATAAAACCTGATGCCAAGATAATCGTCCGCTGCAACCTGACCATTATTCTGGCAAATCCGAAATTCCATGATTTACCGGAGTTTTTCAAAAATCACCAAATCGAGGTAGTGTCTTCCCTGCCCTATTTTACAGCTATAAAAACGGACTCCCAAAGAGGCGAGGGTGTTTTTGAAAAATCCATCAAAGCACTGCAAATGCTCAATGCAGCCGGTTACGGTCAGGAAAATTCTGGACTGATGCTGAATTTGGTTTACAATCCGGCTGGCGCATTCCTTCCCGGATCTCAGGAAGGTTTGGAGGCAGAGTTCAAAAGACGCTTGGGAAGTCAATACTCCATTTCTTTTAATTCCCTTTTTACCATAACCAACCTACCTATCAGCAGGTTCCTGGAATATCTTTTGAGAAGTGGTAACTATCAAAGCTATATGGAAAAGCTTATAGAAGCTTATAACCCTATCGCCGCAGCAAATGTCATGTGCAGGAATACCATTTCGGTAGGCTGGGATGGATACCTTTATGACTGTGACTTCAACCAGATGCTGGAATTGAGGGTGTCCTGCACTACCAGCCAACACATCAAAGACTGGAGCCTTGAATCACTGAACAATAGAGAAATTGTCATCAACCAACATTGCTACGGCTGCACTGCAGGAGCCGGGTCAAGTTGCGGAGGTGCTACAGCCTGA
- a CDS encoding TIGR04282 family arsenosugar biosynthesis glycosyltransferase, whose product MNSQNIAIIVFQKNLVLGRVKTRIAQQLGNEKALEIYRVLVQKTHEQLAQLTDWDVFLYYSDFLEAVGWKPKEGKISYRLQKGEDLGAKMRVAFDEVFLEGYQKVLIIGTDCPEITAKILNEAAAELEHHDVVFGPAMDGGYYLLGMKKTQDGLFQNIPWSTDSVLEISIQYLKQNQISFQTIRTLTDIDTAEDWEKYKKSTLFYDERNCC is encoded by the coding sequence ATGAATAGCCAAAATATTGCCATTATTGTATTTCAGAAAAATTTGGTCTTGGGCAGGGTTAAAACCAGGATTGCGCAGCAATTGGGGAATGAAAAAGCCCTGGAAATTTATCGTGTACTGGTCCAGAAAACCCATGAACAACTTGCACAATTGACTGATTGGGATGTATTCCTCTACTATTCTGACTTTCTTGAAGCGGTAGGCTGGAAACCAAAAGAAGGAAAAATATCCTACAGATTGCAAAAGGGAGAGGACCTTGGAGCGAAAATGCGTGTGGCCTTTGATGAAGTATTTCTGGAAGGATACCAAAAAGTCTTAATCATAGGAACAGATTGTCCAGAAATCACAGCAAAAATCTTAAATGAAGCAGCTGCAGAACTGGAGCATCATGATGTGGTTTTTGGACCGGCAATGGATGGTGGCTATTATTTGTTGGGCATGAAAAAAACACAAGATGGATTATTCCAAAATATTCCTTGGAGTACAGATTCCGTTTTGGAAATTTCCATCCAATACCTCAAGCAGAACCAAATAAGCTTTCAAACTATCCGGACCCTAACTGATATTGACACAGCTGAAGATTGGG